Genomic DNA from Peribacillus simplex NBRC 15720 = DSM 1321:
TTTACTACATTGAAGATTTCCTGCCTTACTCTGGGATTTTCCCAGTTAAGGTCAGCTTGTGTCCGATCGAACAAGTGGAGGTAATATTCATCATGTTCGGCTACATATTCCCATGCAGGGCCTCCGAATTTCGAAATCCAATTCGTAGGAGCCTCTCCATCTTTCGATTTCCTGAAAATATAATAGTCCTTATATTCTTTTTCTCCAGCCAATGCTTTTTGGAACCATTCATGCTCTGTTGATGTATGGTTGAATACCATATCCAGCATGATTTGGATATCCCGTGAATTAGCTTCCTTCACCAATCTTTCGAATTCATCCATCGTCCCAAAAACAGGATCAATGGAAGTATAATCCGCTACATCATATCCATTATCATTCTGAGGTGAACGATAAAATGGGGTCAGCCAAATATAATCCACTCCCAGTTTATTCAGATAATCAAGTTTTTCTATAACACCATTTATGTCCCCGATGCCGTCGCCGTTGGAGTCCTTAAAAGACTTCGGATATATTTGATAGATGGTACTTTTTTTAAAATCCTTCATTGTAAATCCTCCTCTGCTTTCCCGGATGTATCTTTTTGTCTCTATGATAAAAAAGAGGGAGAATGCTCACCCTCCGCATTATTACGCATTTAATTTCGTTGTTTTCGTTCTTGTTTTCAAGTTCATTTGAGGACGCTTGGAAAATGCTATAGTCAAAATGAATGGCACAACGAAAGCAACCAGCATCGCGAGCGCGAACATTCCCATGTACTTTGGCTGGATGGAAAGGATACCTGGGATCCCCCCAACACCGATTGAGTTTGCCATTACTCCAGATCCGACTGAAATGATGCCTGCGAAAAGTGAACCGATCATACCGGCTAAAAACGGAAAGCCGTATTTCAGGTTAATTCCGAACATGGCTGGCTCTGTTACACCTAGATAACATGAAATCGTGGCGGGGATGGAAACTTGTCTTTCCTCCTGATCCTTTCTGTTGATGTAAATCATCGCAAGCACGGCCGTGCCTTGAGCAATATTAGATAAAGCGATCATTGGCCATAGGTTCGTTCCGCCTAGTTCACTCATAAGCTGAAGATCGATTGCATTTGTCATATGATGCAGGCCTGTGATGACAAGTGGTGCATAGGCAAAGCCGAAGACGGCAGCAAATAGCCAGCCAACTGATGAATTCAGTCCGGAATATACAACCGTTGAAATGACTGAACCGATTTTCCAGCCTAATGGCCCCAAAATGGTATGGGCAATGATTACAGTTGGAAGTAAAGCGAAAAATGGAACGACGATCATGGAAATGGAATTGTGCACTTTATCTCTCAAGAACCGTTCTAAATACGCCAAGACGAACCCTGCAAGTATCGCTGGGATAACTTGAGCCTGGTAGCCGATCATATCGACCTGGGCAAAACCGAAATCCCAAAAGGGTATGTCACTTGCCTTTGTGTTTGCCACTGCATATGCATTAAGAAGTTGTGGAGAAACCAGGGTCAAACCTAGGACGATGCCGAGAATTTGAGTTGTGCCCATTTTCTTCGAGATGGACCATGTAATCCCAACAGGAAGAAAATGAAAAATAGCTTCACCTATCAACCAAAGGAAGGCGTGGACCCCTGCCCAAAATTGTGAAATATCAACAAGAGTCTTCGTACTGTCTTCGAACATTTTAATATCGCCAATGATATTGCGGAATCCAAGAATGAGACCTCCAACGACTATGGCAGGAATCAGTGGGGTAAAAATATCAGCTAGATGTGCAATCATACGCTGCAGCCAGCTCATATTCTGTTTAGCCGCTTTTTTCACATCTTCTTTTGACGCTTCTTGTAAACCAGCCATGGAAACGAATTCATTATAAAATGATGATACTTCATTCCCGATTATGACCTGAAACTGGCCAGCTTGTGTAAAGGTTCCTTTTACTAGCTTAATCGATTCAATATTCGTTACGTCCGCCTTAGCGGGGTCTTTCAACGCAAATCGCATTCTTGTCGCACAATGCGTAACCGTCGCAATATTTTCCTTCCCTCCGACATGTTGGAGCAAATCCCTTGCTGGTTCTGTGTATTTACCCATTCCAATACTTCCCTTCCCTAGAAAGCAAAATATAGTTGATTTTATAACCTGTACGTATAGGTTCTGTATACGCTTTCATATTATCCTGTACGTACAGGTTATGTCAAGAACTTTTTCCCTGACTTTAAAAGAATTGATTATCATGGACTTTCATTTACGATTCTGTTCTTGCTCATTTGGATTTTGATAGCATTCATATTATCCCGTAATTTAAGACGAGTAGCTGAAAAATTCAGAAATAAGGTATAATGAAGATATAACCTCTCAATTAATATTTTAATGGTTAGAATTTAGCAGGGAAATGGGAGATGAACTTATGTCTGAAACTAATAAATTTCCACTTATATCAGGTAATCTTTCTCTGGATTTAGTGAATACGGAACTGGTCAGTCGTGGCCAACGGCAAGACTTATTACTATCAGAACGTGATGTGCTGGACTGGCTTACTGTAATAAAAGGGAATAACTCATATTTGGATAATCAGTTATCCTCAAAAATTAAAGAGAGAATTCAACGAGTATTTGCAGGCATTCTAGAAATGCGTACTATTTTAAGAAAACAATTTGAATTAATAGCAGATGGGAATCCGATTCCGGATGAGTTTATCGCCTATTTAGAAAAAAAAATCGAAAAATCGCCTTTCACATATAAATTAAGTGATCAAAAACTGGTTCCCATACCTGTTGGAGAAGCGGAAGATATCCTGCAATCTTATATTGCCTTTGACTCATTAACTTTAATTGAAAAAAATAAGCTGTCATCATTAAAGCGATGCTCGAATGATGATTGCGTCCTGTTATTTATCGATGAAAGCGGAAGACGCAAATGGTGTTCAATGAAAATATGCGGGAATAGGAAAAAGGTAGCCAGATTTCAACACCGGAAATCTGATGATGAATGAAAATCTACCTTATTAAATAAGTTTGTCAGAATGTAAACAAATTTGAAGTAAGCTGGTTGCCTGCCAGTTTATTCATTATAAAATCATTCCAGTTAATCCCAGAGATCCAATCCCTTTCCGCCGACTGTCTGCCATGCCTCCTCAAAGCGAGCGACTGTGGGGTCTTGGCTAGCCAGTCATTCGGCAGGAGTGTCGTAAATTTCTTCAAATCCATTTAGGATTTCATAAAACAGTAAAATGATTCGGGATGAAACTATTCTGAACCTCCTCTTGTCGACACATTGAGTTGGCTTTTTTTATGGATTTTTAAACTAACCACTAAAAATAATTTTGACAGGTTAGTTTATTTCATATAAAGTCTAATTATATAAAAAAGGAGGGTTCACTTTGGACCGTATTTCAGCCGCGAGGCATAAAGAAAAACGCTATTTTCATATTCATTATTTATCGAAGATGAAGGGAAAAGGAAGAAGCCCTTTACAAATAAATGTAAAGGACGCAATAACGGGGTTGATTGGGGGATTTTTAACTATATTCGCCTTAATTCTCTTAACAAAAATAACATCAGCAGTGTGGTTAATGGCTCCATTTGGTGCCAGCTGTGTGCTGGCGTTCGGTCTGTGGAACGCACCATTATCACAACCGCGGAATATTATAGGCGGTCATTTTGTTTCAACATTCGTAGGTTTAGCTTCCTATCATTTTTTTGGCGATGAACCTTGGGCAATCGGCTTGGCTGTCGGATTAGCAATTGCGGTGATGATGCTGACAAAAACGACGCACCCGCCAGCTGGAGCAGACCCGCTTGTAGTCATGCTTGGCCAGTATAGCTGGAGTTATTTATTTACTCCTGTTTTAACTGGTGCTGTGATAATCGTTTTACTGGCATTGTTAATTAATAATTTGCGCAGCAATCGGAGCTATCCAACTTTTTGGATTTGATTGCTTTTAATGTGTTATGAGATAAAGCATAATTTTGCAATGTTTCACTATCATGAAATAATAAACGAGGAACGCTCAGGCTCCTCGTTTTTGTCAGCTATAAGTGCTGGTATTCTTATTAAGATCTCCCACACTTTTCAATAACCTTTATCAACCATCATTTAGTTTGACTTGTGTTTCTGCAACTTCCACACCGTTCACAAGGAGTGATATTCGATGGATCCCCATGTAATGTCGACGTGTCGTCAGGTCTTTCCAATTGTGAATCCTCACTCTTTCAACTCCTTCACCATCTGAGAAATCCCTATCTGCCAAAAGGAAAATTTTACGGGAAGTTTTCTGATTCGCTTTTACAAAATCGATGGCATACTCGATGCGAAGTTTCACAGAGTTCTTTTCTTGAACTAGAAAGCCGAAATGAAGTTCACTCGTTTCCCCAATAAAAATCGAGTCTGGTTCATTTCTAATAAATGCGTTTATAATGATATTCGAATTATTCAATATATCCGTGTATCCAAATAAAGAAAGGACTTCTGGATCTGCTTGGCGAACTAAGGTCCTGCATCCCCGTCTAATAATCCAAATAGTGTTGGGTTCTCCGCTTTCATGCCAGCGCTTGGCTGTTTCTATTACGGTTTTCGGATGGTCTTTGGCAATATCATTCAAATTATTGGCAACACTTTTGCGAACATATAGGGATGGATCGTTTTTCAGGTTCTCAAGTAATTCCAAGACGGGTGCCGGATCGGATTTGAACATCGGTAAAGCTTGCCCCCAAGGTAACCTGGGCCTGCATCCCTCACTAGCCAGCCTGCGGACATGCTCATCATCATGATTGGTCCATTCCTTCATCTTCTCGATCATTAAAACGGGATCAAGCATGATAAAAGCACGGATTGCAAACTCAGAGGATGACCTTGCTGTAAAACGCTCCAACGCATCTAGCGATAACGGCCAATCTTTCTTATTCAATCCATGTACCTCTACAAAATCCGGGAAAAATAAATATCTAAACCCTTCACAATCCTTATCAAGCCGATACAAAATATCCAAAGCCTCTTGATAATCACTTGGAAGATGCTTTCCAAGAGTAATGGAAATGTGCCTTATCCGTTCTTTTAACTTCCTCTCGTCCCAATGCTCATCAATTACTTCCCCTATAAACGATTCAGTAGAGAAGGACGGATGAACACCCTTTACTTTTTCACCGAATTCACGAATGAACGTTTCATTATATAAATCCTTTAAAGGCTCAGCCATTTAATTCACTTCTTTTCTTCAGGTTAAATTTGCTTTTGGATACTTGCACTACCTATCAGCTATCATTTCAAACTATGTTATGCACTCTCATCCATAGAGCGATACATATCATTAAAAAAGGACAGCTTACTTTACAGAACAAGTCTGTCCAAAATCAAGTGAAGTTCATTCATCACTATTTGGAATGGCTGCATAATAGCTGATTCTATAGGAATCTATATACCTCTTTCCAATGGATGTAATCTTTGCACCAGAACCCATTTCCCATAAGTCCATCTAATATCCCCATACAAAATCCCTCCCGGAGTTTTCCTTTGTGTATAGTATGATAGTAGTAGCATATAAAGTAAAATATTCCTACCATATTAATGAATTAATCAAAACGACAAAAAGCCCACTCTGAAGAGCAAGGGCCTGCTTCTAGCTTTTATCAAAGAAAAAGGGTCAGTCCCACTGAGTTAATACTTTAACACAGTGGGGACTGACCTAATTGTCTATTAGACATTTTGATTTTAGCTTTATCTGACCTTTCTACTTATCTATTTAATTGTTTCACTTTTACAGGCTTTTTTTCCTTGCTTAATTTGATGATTTGACCGATAATACTGATGGCAATTTCTTCTGATGTTTCCGAGTCAATTTCCAATCCGATTGGAGAATGGACCTGCTCCAACTGTTCTTGCGTGACCCCTTCACTTTTTAACTTTTCAAATATGCTTATGACCTTGCGTTTACTGGCTACCATCCCAACATATGCAATCGGAAATTGCAGTGCCGTTTTTAATACAATATCATCACAATCTTTTGTAACAATTACCACATATGATTTTTCATTTAGGTTGGCTGCGAGCAAAGCCTTTCCAATATCCTCGTTCACAAAAAGGTTTGTCGCATTCGGAAAGCGTTCCTTTGTACAATAACCAACGCGATCATCGACAATGCAATAAGGATATTCGAGGAAATCAGCGAGCTTTGCCAACGCATGGCCTAAATGACCGGCCCCAGCCAGAATGAGTTCAGGCCTGCTTGTATAGACTTCAATAAAGACCCGTAACGTGCCGCCACAATTCATCTGAATTCCGTCTTTTGCATGTTTATTCAATTTATATTCAACGATTTTCGATTGGCCATTTTGGATCGCCTTTACACTATCTTCGATCACATAGTGTTCAGCCAAGCCTCCTCCGACAGTCCCTTCAATGGTACCATCCCGGTAGACAATCATTTTTCCAACATGCCTGGGAGTCGAGCCCTTTGATTCAATAATCATGGCTAAAGCAAAGGTTTCGTTTTGACGCGTCAGCATGGCCACTTTTTCCATCAGCTGCATGAAAAGCTCCCCCCTATCTTTAAACATTAATTCGGTTGATATTGCTTCATGCTAAGAAAATAACGTAAAAGATGTAACGCAACGGTTTTTCTGTAAGCCGCAGTGGAGCGTTGATCGTCGATTGGTCTAATGATCTTATCGAAGGCTGCCACAATTTCAGCGATGTCTGCATCGGCTAATGGTATCGTTTTTCCAACCAGCTTCTTCTCAATATCAATGGAACGAACCATCGTAGGTCCGACCGCCCCGAAGGCAAATCGAATGTCATCGATTCGATCTTTGCTTATCCGGACGAAACCCGCAAACGATACTTTGGCAATGGCATCTGCGTTGCGGTTGCCGACTTTCTCGAAAACGACATGTGAATCTCCTAATACGAACGGCAGAATAATCTCCGTTACTATTTCATTGTGAAAGCGTTGAACCTGTCGTGGACCTTGAATGAAATCGCTAATCGCAACCATGCGATCACCATTTACGGAGTGCAACAGAAGCTTTGCATTGTATACATATAATAAAGGAAGCATGTCACCGGCTGGAGAGGCGTTGCAAATATTACCACCTAATGTTCCCCGGTTTCTAATTGCCGGGGCAGCAATTGTTTTAATTGCATTCTTTAAAGCAAAAGGAATCAACGGATTTTCAAGTAATTCACTATAGGTACAGCAGGCCCCGATGTGGAGATCCTTGTGATGTTGATACACCTGCTTTAATTCGGAAAGATGATTAATAAAAACAATCGGTTTAGGGATTTTTGGAGGTACTCCCCTTCTACTTTTGTGAAGAACCATAACATCGGTGCCCCCGGCTATGATTGCACAATCTTCTCTATTCAATTGGCTCAAAGTTTCGTCTAAACGCTCGAAGCGATACGCTGTTATTTTCTCTATCATAAGCCATCACCTTTTTTAGCTGCTAGGTTAATCGCCTCAACAATCATATTGTAGCCCGTACATCGGCACAGATTTCCGGAGATACCCTCACGAATTTCAGCCTCTGAAGGATGAGGATTTTCAGATAACAAAGCTGCACTTGCCATAATCATTCCCGGTATGCAATAGCCGCATTGCACTCCCCCGGCTATGGAATAGCTTTCATCTAAAATTTTAAATTGTTCCGTTTCAATGATGCCTTCGATCGTTTGAATATCGGCACCAGCAATCGAGCCAATTGGAATAAGGCAGCTGTTTTGCAGGAGGTTATTCACAAAAACACTGCAGGCTCCGCACTCCCCTTCACCACAGCCTTCCTTTGTTCCGATTAACTCAAACTCATCTCTTAATAAATCTAGTAATCTTGCTGTAGCAGGGGCGTCAGTTTCTACCGTTCTTCCATTTAGTGTGAATTTAATCAACCCTCTTCACCTTCTTTCATCCAAAGACTTTCAATAATGACTTCCGGTGTAATCGGAATTTGCTGAAAAGAAGTGTGCAGGGCATCCTCAATCGCAGCTTGGACTGCTGGAGCGCCTCCGATTAAAGTCAATTCACCTGCGCCCTTCGCCCCGTATGGACCATCAGCATAGGGGTTATCAAAGACCTTGCTTTCAATTGAAACAATATCCAATGAAGTCGGCGGTCCATAATCCGATATGCTTTTTTGTTGGATTCTACCTTGTTTTGACGTCATCTTTTCTAGATAACCGTAAGCTAGCCCTTGAGCCAAACCACCGTCAATTTGGCCTTTCATAATCCGTTCATCGATGACCTTCCCAACTTCATAATTGCCGTATACTTTTTCTAACTTTAAATTACCTGTTAACGTATCAACTTCTACTTCAACGATATTAACGCCCCATGAATAAGCCGGGTAGGCATCTCCAGTGAAGGTTTTCTCGTCCCAAGGAATCATTTCACGGTGAACATAGTGCTCAACTACTTCCTGTTCCACCCCTGTTTGCCACTGATTCTTAAGTTTTTTTGCGGCCCGTTCAAGCAATTTTCCGACAATCATCGTCGTCCTGGAAGCTACGGTCGGACCCGAGTCGGGAACCTCTTTTGTGTCGGGATAAGGGTACAAAATATCTTCGAACGGGAGGTTAAGTTCTTTGGCGACAATTTTACACAACGTCGTCAAAATACCTTGTCCCATATCAGAGTTTGAGATTTTTAGTGATACCTGGTCGTCCTTTGATTTAACCAGTTTCACCTTTGCTTTAATATGATCTCTTTCGCCACTGCCAGTAAATCCACAGCCGTGGAGGAACAGCGAAGTTCCTATGCCTTTTTTATAGCGCTGATTTTGTTGATTTAAGCGCTGAAAGACTTCTTTTTTCTTGTTGTATTCTGACACGTTGAGTACGTCCTCAATCATTTCTTCCACTAATATCGAGTCGCGGAATTTACCTTTGGTGATGGTGGGGTCTCCTTGTTTGACGAGGTATTTTCGTTTATATTCAAGCGGGTCTATTTTTGCCAGTTTACTAAGATGTCCAATATGACTTTCGATTCCGGCAAAGCTTTGAGGAGCACCAAAGCCTCTGAAGGCGCCGTTCGGAACGGTATTGGTTTTTAAGACATAGCCTTTTGCATGAAAATGCGGAATTTTATAAACACCGGCACTGTTTATTAATGCGCGCTGCAGCACGACAGAGCTCAATCCAACATTTGCCCCTCCATCGAGAAAGATGTCAACACACATGCTCAAAATATTTCCTTCCTTATCAAGGGCCGTCCTATATTTGAGTTTGGCCGGATGCCTTTTCGTCGTTACCAGCATATCCTCAGAACGGTCGAACACGAGCATTACCGATTTTTTGACTGCTCTTGCAGCAACGGCTACGTGACAAGCCATCATAGAAGGATAATCTTCTTTGCCGCCAAAACCTCCGCCGGTAGGACTTTGAACAACTCTGACTTCATCGTCACCACAGGCTAATGCGCTTAGCAATGCATTTTTTATATAATAAAGACATTGCATCGATCCCTGGACGACAATTTCATCATCCTTATAAACGGCGAGCATTCCTTGCGGCTCAAGATAGACATGCTCCTGATAACCCGTATCATATTCTTCTTCGATGATTTGATGGGCTCCCTGCTCGATAGCTGAAATGTTTTCTAAGCTTTCCCCAAATTCATAGCTTGCCAAAACTAAGGATACTGATTTTTGCTTGATCGCTTCGTCCAATGTATAGATAGCCTGATGTTCTTCAAATTCAACCTTCACTTCATTTAACAAACTGTATAGGATATCCAGGTCTTTGCCCGTGAGCATGAGAATTGGCTCACCAATATAATTGACCCACTCATTGGCAAAAATGGGCTGATCTTCTTTGATAATTTTGACATAATTCGGTCCCGGGATATGCTCTGCTCCAACAGCTTCATACCCTTCCGGAAGGTTAGGTAATTGAATGGATATTATTTTTCCATAAGCAATTGGCGATCGATACAAAACACCATAAACCATATTTTCCACTTTTACGTCACTAATATAGGGCAACTGGCCCGATACTTTACCTTTATGGTCCTTTTTGGGCACTGAGGTGCTTATGTCTTTGAGATTCATTGCAACAACACCCTTCGACTCATTTTTTTAATGGGACATATTCTGAATAGAAACCTCTTCCTATGATTTTATCAATGAGAATGATCTTTTATGATTCATTTCTATTCAAGATTTTCGTAGTTTTTATTTTTATTTTTACTTCGAGAAATTTAAAGCATTATCATAATCAATGGCTTTTTGGTAATCCTCCGGTG
This window encodes:
- the treP gene encoding PTS system trehalose-specific EIIBC component; translated protein: MGKYTEPARDLLQHVGGKENIATVTHCATRMRFALKDPAKADVTNIESIKLVKGTFTQAGQFQVIIGNEVSSFYNEFVSMAGLQEASKEDVKKAAKQNMSWLQRMIAHLADIFTPLIPAIVVGGLILGFRNIIGDIKMFEDSTKTLVDISQFWAGVHAFLWLIGEAIFHFLPVGITWSISKKMGTTQILGIVLGLTLVSPQLLNAYAVANTKASDIPFWDFGFAQVDMIGYQAQVIPAILAGFVLAYLERFLRDKVHNSISMIVVPFFALLPTVIIAHTILGPLGWKIGSVISTVVYSGLNSSVGWLFAAVFGFAYAPLVITGLHHMTNAIDLQLMSELGGTNLWPMIALSNIAQGTAVLAMIYINRKDQEERQVSIPATISCYLGVTEPAMFGINLKYGFPFLAGMIGSLFAGIISVGSGVMANSIGVGGIPGILSIQPKYMGMFALAMLVAFVVPFILTIAFSKRPQMNLKTRTKTTKLNA
- a CDS encoding CGNR zinc finger domain-containing protein encodes the protein MSETNKFPLISGNLSLDLVNTELVSRGQRQDLLLSERDVLDWLTVIKGNNSYLDNQLSSKIKERIQRVFAGILEMRTILRKQFELIADGNPIPDEFIAYLEKKIEKSPFTYKLSDQKLVPIPVGEAEDILQSYIAFDSLTLIEKNKLSSLKRCSNDDCVLLFIDESGRRKWCSMKICGNRKKVARFQHRKSDDE
- a CDS encoding HPP family protein, whose amino-acid sequence is MDRISAARHKEKRYFHIHYLSKMKGKGRSPLQINVKDAITGLIGGFLTIFALILLTKITSAVWLMAPFGASCVLAFGLWNAPLSQPRNIIGGHFVSTFVGLASYHFFGDEPWAIGLAVGLAIAVMMLTKTTHPPAGADPLVVMLGQYSWSYLFTPVLTGAVIIVLLALLINNLRSNRSYPTFWI
- a CDS encoding DNA alkylation repair protein, translated to MAEPLKDLYNETFIREFGEKVKGVHPSFSTESFIGEVIDEHWDERKLKERIRHISITLGKHLPSDYQEALDILYRLDKDCEGFRYLFFPDFVEVHGLNKKDWPLSLDALERFTARSSSEFAIRAFIMLDPVLMIEKMKEWTNHDDEHVRRLASEGCRPRLPWGQALPMFKSDPAPVLELLENLKNDPSLYVRKSVANNLNDIAKDHPKTVIETAKRWHESGEPNTIWIIRRGCRTLVRQADPEVLSLFGYTDILNNSNIIINAFIRNEPDSIFIGETSELHFGFLVQEKNSVKLRIEYAIDFVKANQKTSRKIFLLADRDFSDGEGVERVRIHNWKDLTTRRHYMGIHRISLLVNGVEVAETQVKLNDG
- a CDS encoding XdhC family protein translates to MQLMEKVAMLTRQNETFALAMIIESKGSTPRHVGKMIVYRDGTIEGTVGGGLAEHYVIEDSVKAIQNGQSKIVEYKLNKHAKDGIQMNCGGTLRVFIEVYTSRPELILAGAGHLGHALAKLADFLEYPYCIVDDRVGYCTKERFPNATNLFVNEDIGKALLAANLNEKSYVVIVTKDCDDIVLKTALQFPIAYVGMVASKRKVISIFEKLKSEGVTQEQLEQVHSPIGLEIDSETSEEIAISIIGQIIKLSKEKKPVKVKQLNR
- a CDS encoding FAD binding domain-containing protein yields the protein MIEKITAYRFERLDETLSQLNREDCAIIAGGTDVMVLHKSRRGVPPKIPKPIVFINHLSELKQVYQHHKDLHIGACCTYSELLENPLIPFALKNAIKTIAAPAIRNRGTLGGNICNASPAGDMLPLLYVYNAKLLLHSVNGDRMVAISDFIQGPRQVQRFHNEIVTEIILPFVLGDSHVVFEKVGNRNADAIAKVSFAGFVRISKDRIDDIRFAFGAVGPTMVRSIDIEKKLVGKTIPLADADIAEIVAAFDKIIRPIDDQRSTAAYRKTVALHLLRYFLSMKQYQPN
- a CDS encoding (2Fe-2S)-binding protein, coding for MIKFTLNGRTVETDAPATARLLDLLRDEFELIGTKEGCGEGECGACSVFVNNLLQNSCLIPIGSIAGADIQTIEGIIETEQFKILDESYSIAGGVQCGYCIPGMIMASAALLSENPHPSEAEIREGISGNLCRCTGYNMIVEAINLAAKKGDGL
- a CDS encoding xanthine dehydrogenase family protein molybdopterin-binding subunit; the protein is MNLKDISTSVPKKDHKGKVSGQLPYISDVKVENMVYGVLYRSPIAYGKIISIQLPNLPEGYEAVGAEHIPGPNYVKIIKEDQPIFANEWVNYIGEPILMLTGKDLDILYSLLNEVKVEFEEHQAIYTLDEAIKQKSVSLVLASYEFGESLENISAIEQGAHQIIEEEYDTGYQEHVYLEPQGMLAVYKDDEIVVQGSMQCLYYIKNALLSALACGDDEVRVVQSPTGGGFGGKEDYPSMMACHVAVAARAVKKSVMLVFDRSEDMLVTTKRHPAKLKYRTALDKEGNILSMCVDIFLDGGANVGLSSVVLQRALINSAGVYKIPHFHAKGYVLKTNTVPNGAFRGFGAPQSFAGIESHIGHLSKLAKIDPLEYKRKYLVKQGDPTITKGKFRDSILVEEMIEDVLNVSEYNKKKEVFQRLNQQNQRYKKGIGTSLFLHGCGFTGSGERDHIKAKVKLVKSKDDQVSLKISNSDMGQGILTTLCKIVAKELNLPFEDILYPYPDTKEVPDSGPTVASRTTMIVGKLLERAAKKLKNQWQTGVEQEVVEHYVHREMIPWDEKTFTGDAYPAYSWGVNIVEVEVDTLTGNLKLEKVYGNYEVGKVIDERIMKGQIDGGLAQGLAYGYLEKMTSKQGRIQQKSISDYGPPTSLDIVSIESKVFDNPYADGPYGAKGAGELTLIGGAPAVQAAIEDALHTSFQQIPITPEVIIESLWMKEGEEG